In one window of Arachis ipaensis cultivar K30076 chromosome B06, Araip1.1, whole genome shotgun sequence DNA:
- the LOC110263812 gene encoding uncharacterized protein LOC110263812, protein MRLLADGMGDGTDWVDAGEENVSKEGGLGGGAIGQEILKIGPDGSVGFIQPQISNINGLVRYVKLLIRKPLNWPVEPNRIPAGLHKNRSSVVSFSLSPFLSFIQKEITETQPKNPSTVSLHHRRKEWHTAAVGRTQILPAVRLVSFPRAPNLQPLFAVTDRSCFRELGVRRLCLLSHASAAVCLSFTFASSFSRRLRLRSSPFTFARRSPFAFPRRSPFEFAFAFVRKPRCSASNSATNPRVPPSRRTAPFCRLPKKKTSH, encoded by the exons ATGCGGTTGCTTGCGGATGGCATGGGGGACGGCACTGACTGGGTTGATGCTGGTGAAGAAAACGTGTCTAAAGAAGGAGGGTTAGGAGGAGGTGCCATTGG GCAGGAgattctgaaaatcggaccggacgGGTCAGTCGGATTCATTCAACCGCAAATCAGCAATATTAACGGTCTAGTTAGGTATGTAAAACTGTTGATTAGAAAACCATTGAACTGGCCGGTCGAACCGAACCGGATCCCGGCCGGTTTACACAAAAACCGAAGCTCCGtcgtttctttctccctttctccctTCCTTTCTTTCATTCAGAAGGAAATCACAGAAACTCAGCCAAAAAACCCTAGCACTGTAAGCCTACACCACCGCCGCAAGGAGTGGCATACTGCCGCCGTCGGTCGCACTCAAATTTTGCCGGCCGTCCGTCTAGTTAGCTTCCCTCGTGCTCCAAATCTTCAACCCCTGTTCGCTGTCACCGATCGCAGCTGCTTCCGCGAGCTCGGCGTCCGTCGTCTCTGTCTGCTCAGCCACGCTTCCGCCGCCGTTTGTTTGTCGTTCACGTTCGCGTCCTCGTTCAGCCGTCGTCTTCGTTTGCGTTCTTCGCCGTTCACGTTTGCTCGGCGTTCACCGTTCGCGTTCCCTCGCCGTTCACCGTTCGAGTTTGCATTCGCGTTTGTCAGGAAGCCACGttgctctgcttcaaactctgcgaccAACCCGCGCGTTCCACCTAGCCGTCGAACTGCTCCCTTTTGTCGCC TGCCGAAGAAG
- the LOC107604953 gene encoding PHD finger protein ING2 encodes MAIARTGVYVDDYLEYASTLPAELQRLLNTVRELDERSQSMINQTRQQTKVCMGISSHGSKKGNHVSGHHYNNNHHANEEDEAAIEKLRKEIEANQDNALNLCTEKVLLARQAYDLIDSHVKRLDEDLNNFAEDLKQEGKIPPDEPAILPPLPIVPKPEKRKPLYVTPQSKRLDYRDRDWDREHDRDFELMPPPGSHKKEYVTPMEMDTPIDPNEPTYCVCHQVSFGDMIACDNENCQGGEWFHYSCVGLTQETRFKGKWYCPTCRLLPQCQ; translated from the exons ATGGCAATTGCACGCACTGGAGTCTACGTGGATGACTATTTGGAGT ATGCTAGCACTTTGCCCGCTGAGCTTCAGAGGCTTCTCAATACTGTGCGAGAACTTGATGAACGATCCCAAT CTATGATAAACCAGACTAGGCAGCAAACAAAGGTGTGTATGGGGATCTCATCACATGGCTCTAAGAAGGGTAACCATGTCAGTGGCCATCATTATAATAACAATCATCATGCAAATGAGGAAGACGAGGCTGCGATTGAGAAATTGCGAAAGGAAATCGAGGCCAATCAGGATAATGCATTGAACCTATGTACTGAGAAAGTTTTGTTGGCACGGCAAGCATATGACTTG ATAGATAGTCATGTCAAACGTCTTGATGAGGATTTAAACAACTTTGCCGAAGATCTGAAGCAAG AGGGGAAAATACCACCGGATGAACCAGCAATTCTTCCCCCATTGCCTATAGTCCCTAAACCTGAAAAACGCAAGCCCTTATATGTAACACCACAGTCAAAGAGGCTTGATTACAGGGATAGAGACTGGGATCGGGAGCATGATAGAGACTTTGAGCTAATGCCTCCACCAGGTAGCCATAAGAAGGAGTATGTAACTCCTATGGAGATGGATACACCTATTGATCCAAATGAGCCAACATACTGTGTTTGTCATCAG GTGTCTTTTGGTGACATGATTGCTTGTGACAATGAAAAT TGCCAAGGAGGAGAATGGTTCCACTATTCATGTGTCGGCTTAACTCAAGAGACAAGGTTCAAGGGTAAATGGTATTGTCCAACTTGCAGATTACTACCACAATGCCAATGA
- the LOC107604954 gene encoding uncharacterized protein LOC107604954 gives MADSSTSSTSSTSQNASKTRKRSHFRAKIKVQNIQIVVRNLHQNNIKLSVKNLKRKRSKNTQHKMAARNQTKDLKCATHLLSDKFRNMTEEKKAIVRDLGFGGLMHVPPLRVDHQLLRELANNFKLGENRLKTGYGSFQITPKTIGDALGINATGNLFPEKVEYKQLYKQLSDDDKIIYRRFQGKTLKSLTDEMMEIGVGSEEERLMFKRIFILYIQMAFLLPTTINKISPVHLAPIFKMDGISERNWGGMF, from the exons ATGGCagactcttccacttcctccacttcttccacttctcaaaacgCTTCGAAAACAAGGAAACGCTCCCATTTTCGAGCAaaaatcaaagttcaaaatatacaaatCGTTGTTCGAAACCTACATCAAAACAACATCAAACTCTCCGTGAAGAATCTGAAGAGAAAACGAAGCAAGAACACTCAAC ACAAAATGGCAGCAAGAAACCAAAcgaaagaccttaagtgtgccacACATCTCCTGAGTGATAAGTTCAGAAACATGACTGAGGAGAAGAAGGCAATTGTTAGGGATCTCGGATTTGGTGGGTTGATGCACGTCCCACCTCTAAGGGTGGATCACCAACTCTTAAGGGAACTGGCAAACAACTTCAAACTTGGGGAGAACAGACTGAAGACAGGATATGGTTCTTTCCAAATAACACCAAAGACAATAGgtgatgcgcttggcatcaatgcaacag GAAATCTGTTTCCTGAGAAAGTTGAGTATAAGCAACTTTATAAGCAACTTTCTGATGATGACAAAATAATTTatagaagattccagggtaagaccctcaaaagtcttaccgATGAAATGATGGAAATCGGCGTTGGCAGCGAAGAGGAACGCCTGATGTTCAAGAGGATATTCATCCTCTAcatacagatggcgttccttttgCCAACGACGATAAACAAAATATCGCCCGTGCACCTCGCCCCAATTTTTAAGATGGACGGCATATCGGAGAGAAACTGGGGGGGCATGTTTTGA